AGATAACTGCGAATCTTCAGCAGAGTCGTCATATGGGACAAGGTTTTCGATCATGGATGAAAAAATTCTCGTGACGCATCGAGTTTTCCGGTTACCGCGGTAACCGAAACATATCGGGCGGTTATccgttgaattttttttgaatgaaatttgaatccGGGTAAAATTCATCAAAAAATCAATCAGATTTATTAAAGTTTAAATTTTGGGATTTTTTGCTCGGTAAGGCGATTTCTCATGGGGCATAGTTTTAAAAAACGGACCGGAAAAAAAGGGAACCAGCGATCCGATGGTTTTTCAAGCGCGGCGGACTTTTCGAGCAATCGAACCGGAAAAAACCGGCCGAGCCGACCGATTTTTCTAATAACCAGTGAACTGGGTGGTTCACAGAAAACCGGACAGTTCTATGCCATTTCCTGAAAAGCCCCTTGATTGACCTGTTTTTGTGTGAACAAGCTAGGGGTAGAACCGGAAAAGGAAGAAAACCCCACTTTTGGTAGGGTTTCGGCCGAACTGGGAGCATTTATCTCAATTTTGTCCACAAACAAACAATATCGGGTGCAGCCGTCCCCTCTGGCGCCACCCTTGTCAGGCGTCGTGGTGCGGCGATGCTGCCTCTCCCTTGCCGCTCCGCGTGGTAGCACTAGGCCACCAGCCCACCGTGCCACTCTCGCGTCCTACCGTCCTACGCCATCTTTGTTGACAGCTGGAGAGTGGGGAGGCCGCCGCCTGGTCAGATTGGCCCTTCCAACTCCGATCTCCCTTCGCTCTAGTCAAATCGACCAAGCCTCCCTCTGGTTGCCTCTCTCCGTTCCATAGTCCAGTCCAAGAGCGGCCGAGCAGGAGGACCAGGATAACAAATCATTTTTTATATGTTGATTGGTGTGTTTATTgataaaaatatattattttattGCTTAAAAAACCAACAATCGGCTCGGTGAACTAGCGTTCCGACCGGTAAGAACCTGAACTGATAACCAAGCCGGTTCGGTTTTTTAAACTATGTCGTGGGGTGTTGGGATTTGCGGTTATAGCTCGGTAACCTTTTTTTTACCCAAAACCTTGATATAGGCGGTATGAAGTGAGCTCCATGTGAATTGGCGGCTGTGCGTAAACTCACATTTGTCAAAAATGGCAACTTTCATATTTTCCGTACATGTATGGCCCATCTGTCATTGACTAGAATGGTTGTTccccaaaataaaaaaattcataacACATTTGATTCAGACTTTAGTTCGTTTTCACTCCCAATATTTTCGGACGGGAAGTTGTCCGCATTAGGACTTACATTGCTAGAACAACTAATAATACTTAGCTAAACTACAAACTAATTAGCTAATAGCGGCTGGATTCCTGGCAGGGCCCGGAAATGCGCCTCAACGGCCGTGTCCCAGCCCGGCCACTCGTCGAGGATGGAAGTGGGGCCGGGCGCATCTTCCCAAATGGGACGGTCCCTTTCCAGTTCCTCCCGCCGCAACTACTTTTTGGCCAGATCGTACTTGGCCCACAATGGGGCGAGCGGATGAGGGGGAGCTCCAATGGTTGTGCCATTGACGAGAAAGTGTATGGTGGATTGGAGCTGGGCTAGAGGGAAATGGATGGCGCTGGAGAGAGAGTTAGATAAATGATAAAGAGGAGGGAGCCAACATTTATAAGCCGCAGCGTGTGCCATTAAGGAGGTATTTGAGGGGGCAGAAAGCGGCTGACAGCGGGCGGTCAAGGGGCTCGTTTCCTGGTGAGAAACATTCTCGTGACCTGCTCACACGCAAACTAGGAGGCGATGCCACATGGCGGCCATCCGATGGGCCGCCATGGGAATCCGAGGGAGTTATCATGGCACTAACGGTCAGATGCTCGTCGCAAGTGGTGCATCACAGACTGGGCAGATTTAAATCCCGTGCAtggggcaaggaggaagaagatagAAGTTCCCTCCTACACTCCCGCTAGGATATGGAACGTGCTCCAAGCGGGGCCTCCACAACCTTCATATTTGGAGGCTAGGTTCTTGTTTTTGGAGCGAGCTCCGTAAATTATGGTGATTCAGAGATATATGATAACTCTGCCAGGTGTCATTTTAAGTCAAAATCCTAATATTGCTAGTTATTATGGTGATTGGTCCAATATGATGCtccgctagagttgctcttagactTCTGAGTCAAATAGATGACATTTGTTGTGTTGACTTCTGGGAAGCCTAATTATCAACTGGTACTCCATCCATTTTTATTTAGTCCatgtattagctttggtcaaagtcaagctttataaactttgaccaagtttataaacaaaaatattaacatgtacaataacaaatcaataccattagattcattactgaatgtactttcacatcatatagatttgttatggtagATGTTTgcatttttttctataaacttggtcaaactttacaaagtttgacttcagtcaaacctaatatgtagagtaaataaaaacggagggaataCTATCTTTGAACAAAACAATTCCCAGTGAGTTATTTATTGCTGATTTGCAAAATATATTATTTACTGCCAAAGAAATTGTTGCAAAATCCAGAAGCCGAGCTAGAACCAAGACAATAGGCAAACTATCTGGCTAACTAAGTCCAAAGTACTGCCAAAACATGGCATATCAGCAAAGCCAACTAAATATATCACACAGGCAAAGCACACGCTAATCACCACCAGCCACTTGGTACTTATTATGACTCTGACTTTATAGGTGCAATGGGCAGTAGCTATGACTGTAGCCGGTGGCCCGATCTGACCGGCGCCTCACGCGTCTACTTTTCCTCATGCGTCTCGCCTTCATTGCCTTCATCGATGGTCTTTCGGCAAGGTCCTGGCTCGGCCTCACTGGGATCGATGCTTTTCGCTACCGCTAATAAGATCGCCTTTCACATCGATGCTCGGCACATTTGTaccttgccttgggtgtgtgtgttgtgtgcggTGCTGGCGTGAGTTTGTATCGTGGTACTTGTGAttcggtgctttatatataaagcggcgCGAAATCCTTTTTCGGTAATAACATCGCCCTTCTCCGGCCTTGTTCGGAAATTAACTAACATGAAAAGATTTCAAGGCACATGATGATGAACAAAACCACAATTATAAAGGTTAAGTCGTTTAGTTTCGGAAGCATCAGATCATATGTTTTGTGCTAGCTTTGGGGTCATCGGTCTTTGAGACGTAAGTGCGTAGTAGATTCTGTTTGAGAGGAAGAGGTATTTGTAGTAGTCGAGTAGGACTGTTTGAGAATGGAGGATGCTTGGGGACTCCATCATTTTTTTAGGGAATGGGGACTCCAACATCTTGCCATGTTGACTTCGAAGAGACCTGATTATCCACAATTTTCTTTTTTACAAAACGGTGAGTCGTTTATTGCCAAAGAAACAGGTTTTTCTTCCGCCAAAGAAACGATTGGAAGGCTTGGTTTGCAGAACTAGAgcaaactactacctccgtttcaaaataattaAAGTTTTGATTTTATTCCAAGTCAAACTTGTTTAAGTCTGACAAAGTATATAGAACAATATATTAACATCTGAAACATCTAATTAGTCTCATGAGAGTACGAAATATATGTTCGTACTACGTGTATTTAGTGTTGTAGATCTTAACatatttttctataaagttggttaaATTTAAGCCAATTTGATTTAGGACAAATCTAAAACTTTAAGTATTttgaaagggaggaagtgcatggCTAAACTAGGTTCATAGCACTGCTAAAACGGGTCGCAGCAGCAAAGCGGACCAAATATAGCACACCTATCGCACCCACGAGCGGATGACCCCGACTTCCCACCTGTAAGGGCATCTTTAATAGTTTGTTTATTACtctctccatttttatatacaataCCACAAACTCAGATTACAGCTACCAACAATGGCGTAGCCAAGCCCCGGACAGCAGGGGCCTTGGCGCGGGGCATGGCAGCTAGTTTCTTTGTTGACTATATGGAATGACACGTTTGGCACTGTTGAGTACTGAACGCTGAGGTTGGCCCAAGATGTGGTGCTTGGCTGGCTACGCCACTGGctaccaaggtaaaatttaatgttTGTGTTGCAAGCTAGCTTTTCTTTTCGTTTACTGGGATCATTAATATGTTGCATGCATGCAAAGAAAAAATAGGTAACTAAGAGGAGGAAGTAGCTGAGTGCCATTATGACTGCatacatgcaagtattaaacaggttgctagtacgaggaaatATCATTAATTTTTGCCCTGATTGTTGTtgatggccttgtatagatgcaaaatgtatatttcgtagtagccttgtataagtaaatggagggagtattagctTGTCAGTAACATTTGACGTGTCGTCAACCAGCAACTTATCATATAACCATTCTAACAGGTTTTATATAGTTTGTCCAATAAAAAGTGAGATAATAAATAAGTTGTTCTCTCATTTTTCATTGGAGTTTGTCAATGGTGTAGGTTCATGACTTCAaccttgctctctctctcttcatTTATTGTATGACATATTAAAAAAATCTACGTGATACAACCATAGGAGATGTCCTAAGGTGCCAAAACTATGACCGTCACCCCTGTCAACATTAAAATAAGAAGACGGGTCCGACAATAAGTGGATTTGGGTCGCTCCAGCTAGGAAGATGACGACGACCACACCTGTCCCGCCGCCACCAGCCCCAAACCGACCACGCCAATGTTGACCCCACGACGCCATGGAAACATGCGACCATTGTCGGTGCATCCAAGGCATCACCTCCAAGGATGATAATTTTCACACCAGAAAAAAGTGATCAATGTGCACAGATCCAACCTGCGCGACATGTTTCACTATTGACCCAAACACTGTACAACACAAACAGCTAGGTTCGCCATGATGGATTCTGTAGGCTCCCAGGGAGAGATCTATGGTACCTGTCTAGTATCTCAAATGTTCCATACAACCTCTTTGTACAATCAGCAACGGCAAGAGATGGCACTTCACACTGGATACCAATACCTATGGAAAATGGCACGAACCCTGAGCAAACACTGACTAACTTATCGACACCCGCCGTCCCTTCTTCAGCGGCGCATATGCAGGTTAAAGTGCTTGTTTGGCTGGTCGATCCTCATAAAGTTCTAGAGGAAACCCGCACAGGTTCATGTCTTCGACCGTTACACACTTGCTATCATATCACTCGCTGCTACCACCGGTGGCCGAGGAAGTTCCGTTGCCTGCATGACAAACAAAACCAAGGGCAGTAGAATCAGGTTTGTGCTGCTCGATGCAGTCTTACTTTTTGTACACCGGATCAAGCAAGAGTAAGATGATGTCAGCTTACCGGCGAGATGCTGGTCATGTTGCTGAGGGAATTGGTCAGTCCTGGTGGTCTCAAGATCTTGAAGATTGCAAAGGATCTTCGTTATGCTTAGTCATCAGATCATAATTCATCGATGCTAGCTGGGAAATGTTCTGGTTGCAATAGAGGGAAAGATGTTAACTCACTGAGGACAAGATTCAAAGATTGTGGCAAGAAGGATAGGGCTGGTTACCTTGAATGAGAAGTTGCTGAAAGAATATTTCACCGACAGAGGAGGCCCGAACTCTTCCATGCTACCACATTCATCTCCCTGTTAATGATTTTAGTAGAAATTGAAAATGTGAGGTGACTGCTGTAAAAATAATTTGGATTACTCTTATTACAATGGGAAGTTAAGAGGGATTAATCTGTTATACATCTTCTTCGTAGTCGCAACTACGTGGACTGCTGCCACAACTCATGCTACTAGTCTCACTTCTGTCGTCGTACTCATTGGGGGCTGTAGTGACCTGCTCATCAGCAGCACCCCAGGCATGACGGCAGGCAAAGTAACTTGTATCATATTCATCGTCTGTACAGGGAATAAACACAGCCTACAAAAAAGAACATGATTATCAGACTTGAATTCGAGGCAGTCTTTTAGTTGCCTGATATTTTGGACTCTGCATTAGCTTAGCTCCTAACCTGCTGTCTAGCAATCATATCCCAATTGATGCCCTTAAAGAACGGATGAGCCTTTACCTGCTCTAATAGCATATTTCAGTTAGCGTGGTTACATAATATGTGAAATTTCAAAAAAGAGAAATAAGGAAAAGAGTACCTCTCCAGCACCAGTCGCACCTAATCTTTGTACCGGGTTCTCAATTAGCAACCTAGCATGAAAACAAAATGAGTTGAAATAACAATTTTAGCTTGGACATCTATTCTACTCAGCACATATAACTGTAGATTAGAAACAATATTTTTATGACTCACTTGTCAATCAAGTCATATGCTTCGGAGCTCAGTTCCTGTGGTACTTGTGGCCAAGGTATTTCCCGGTTCATTATGTTGTCAAATATTATCTGCAAGCAACCAATATCATTAATATAGCTGCTGAAAAAACATTCAGAAAGATTATAGCACAGTGGTCCATTCAGAATATTATCTGTAAGCAACCAATATTGTTGATGATCGTTAACATTGTTTATTTACTTTACATTTACCCAAAATAGATATAGGTAAGCATTGGTGCACAGGGGTGAATAAATAGCAAATCATTTTGACCAGTCTTCCTCCTTTCAGGAAAATAATTAATTAATCACCATTCTGTAGTTTAATAACTGTTCTGAACAATAACATTGCTTAGTTATCAATTCTAAGTTTTGTGGCTCCAACAGAAAAGAAGTGTATGCTACTAGGATCAATAAATCAAGCATACATAATACTACCTGTGGATGCTCAGCATTGAATGGAGGAATTCCTACAAGAATCTCGAAGAGAATAACACCAACCGACCACCAATCCGCAGTTGGACCTGCATGAAGAAATAGATAACCAGGGTATTTGCAGTGTTCCACATAGGTTAATAGAAGTGATCAATTCAATACTTTTAAGTCAAAATATGTTACACATAAGAAGCATACGTACCATGGCTCATCCCTAGTAGTATTTCCGGGGCCAAATAGTCAGGAGTGCCCACAGCTGTCTGCTTTTGCCTCTGCCGTCGTTTGTGTGCACGTTGTTCTGCATCTGTTGGTTGATTGTCACCCACTAGAGCAGTGCTGACATCTGGACCAGATAAATCATCTGTGCTATTTATAAGACCAACCTTTGATAGCCCAAAGTCAGTCAACTGCATGGAAAGGGGGGAAAATCCAAATCATTCTGCAGCACAACATAACTTAAGACTAGATAGTAGAGCTTTTGTTTACTAGGATAATTTAATAATCATTTCATAAAAAAAATCTCAAAACACAAAGGGAAGCATGTATTATAAGAACATAAATGATAGAAGTACCGAGACTTAACCTTTATATGGCCATCACGGGAGATTAACAAGTTGTCGGGCTTCAAATCACGGTGAATCACATTCAAAGAATGCAGATACTCCAATGCAAGAACCTAAAGGTAGAATGAAATTTCAATTGTTCATCATTTCAAATAAGAATAAAATCTGAGGTGGGATCACCAATACTGTGAGATGGGGCATTGTAACTTACCAGTTCTGCTATATATGTCCTTGCCATATCTTCATCCAAACAACCTAAGCCTCTCAAGAGGGAATAGAGATCTCCTCCATTCAAGTACTCCATAACAAGATAAAGGTTTTCCCTACATGTGAAGGAGTAGAAAAATCGAACCTGTCCATTACAGATGGAAGTTAAGTGAAGTCCAGAATGACACCATGCTGAACATTCAACTTACATACCACAAATGGGTTACGAGCTGATATTAAGATGTCACGCTCTGCCAAGATGCTTTCAACTGCATTCTTGCGGATCATATCAGCTTTCTTCAGCACCTGCGTTCGTGGTGATACCATCAAGATTTAAGACTAATGATTAAAACTCACCATTGGAGCTAGCAATGCACATTTTGTGGCAAGCAAAGCTAGCAATGCAAATCGTGTATGGTTCTTAACTTTCATTTATTTTGAAGAGTTCTCTAATTCTCTTGAGCAAGTCATCCATTTAATATCATCATTACTAGTACAcaatgaaataaagaaataaaaaatgCTATAAGGAGCTTGGAATATTTTTTTATGGAACCTTGTGAGAAATGAACAAACCAAAGCCCAGATAAATTCTTCAATGTTCAGTATAAAGGAGCTAAGACATTGTGAAGGAATTAGCATATGGAGGCTGGCGTTCTGCTCATTACCTTGATGGCAAAAAGGTCTCCTGTTACCCTTTTCTTTGCAAGAAATACACGCCCAAATGCACCACGGCTGATTGGCTTTATAATTTCGAAGTCCTCAATTGAGGTACGGTCCTTAAATTTCCCATTTAGCTGGCTTGTTCTTGAGCTTACACTATTCTCCAAAGGGCCATCTTCATCTATTGGACCTAAAGATTCGGTGCTCATATCATCTATTTGTCCGCATAATTGCATAAATTTCTCCCTGAGAGCTCACAATGTTAATAAGAGAGTCAGGGTAATATTTCAGGTATGTGCAACTAGAGTCACAGAAGTGCAGTTATGACAATTATAAATGAATCAGAAGTATTAAGTGGCACaaagtgttagagtacgtaatgggcctaatgggcctgggctggcggtatagcccgttagtcttagggttaattagagataagggtcgcttgcttaggggtcaagtaaagccttgcttgggagtcaagtaaacctctttatataaagagaggagatgtatcaatctaagcaagcaagaattaagaaaggaaatcccttccctcttgcccggccgtgggcaaaaaggcccccggccggccctctcgcgccctccttctagcagcgccataacacaaAGATACATTGAAAACAATCAATATACTTACTGTAGTAACTTGGCTATCCTTCTTCCAAAAGTCTCCACAACAAGGGCATCCACATTTCTCGTGTCAATAACAGCATTCAGATCTTCAAGGTAAGAGCTCAAGTCCTCCAGTGAGCTGTACTCTGAACTTTTTATGCTCTCAATGCCTCTAGCAATAGTCAGTAAACTTTCAACCTGCCAAAGGGTAGTATATTGGAAGTTTGGGCCATCAAAGAAGCTTAGTTTATTATGGCCTCTAAATAAAATCAAACAAATAAAACTTGAACGAAGAGTAAAGAAGGATTAACAAACCTGCTGAAAATTCTCTAGTTCGACGAATGCCTTGTGTTTAGTCAGCTGTGATTCTTCGTGGCTAGTTCTTGGTGTCAATAATGGTGACTGCGACAAGTTTCCTGATGCATGTGTCAGTGCTCCCTGGCAATTTCATTGACACGATGTCAGCAACCAATTACAATCAAGTCAGAAGAACTTTAATTGTTTGAAACAGGAGAGGCAACTAACTTCTGAAAACAGTTCTGATGATGGCACTGTCAACAGATGAGACAAATCGTTATCATGATCCATTGATCCATCAGATTCTTCTGTTAAACTCGATGTGCTAGCTCTTGTGTTCTCAGGATGATGAAATTCCGCATTATGTGGGCTCTTTGCGTCAAAGCAAGCAAGCACCCTCTCAAGCACCTCGGCAACCCTTTGTAGCCGCTTGTCAGTACTCAAGCCCTTGGAATCACACCGATCAGCAAGCGTGCATGCTATGAAATGGCCTTCCGCACAAGACATCGGGATCTCAAAATCGCAGATCCTGCATATCATCCTTGGCTTTCCATCGACGATTATTTGTTGGGCCCCTGGGTACTCTGGTGAAATCTCGATCTTGACTGCTGAGTCCCCAAGAGAAGCCAGGCCGTCCGGATGAATGCTAGCTGCGTCAATCCTCTCAACAATCTCATCCACGTCGACCTTGTTCCTGGTTATTGCCTTCTTTGTTGGGGTGATCTTGTCCTCCTTTGCCTCCGAGTTCTTATGGCGAGCAGGAGACGGCAGCTTCTTCCAAGACGATATCTTGCCACTGCTGCCGCTGCCGGGAGAATCACCGGCATCTCCCAAGAAGTGCCGCCCCGCGAAGTCGAGGGTAAGGTGCTTGTGCTCCAGCATCCTCCTCCTTATGAGCCTCTCCTTAAGCTCGGTCAAGCTGGAGGTGCTCCTGCGGCCTAGGTCCGTCGAGCCGCCGTTGGTGGACTGCAATGGGTAGAGGCCCAGGTCACTGAGCTGGTGCAGGCCAAGCACGTGCTGGTGCTTGCCGTCGGCGTCGCCGCAGTAGCCGCTGAGCTCCTTGCGGAACTGCAGGAGCCGCGTGCAGCGGGTGAGGATGAAGAGGATGCGCGTGTGCGCCTGCTTGAGCGCCCCCCCTGCCGTGGTGAGCTCCTGGCGGCGGTCGTCGAGGGCCTGGACGATGCCCTCGCACTTGACCCAGAACTCCTCAGGGCTCATCTCGGCGCACTTCTGCGTGACGACGAGCAGGTCCTCGAGCGTGACGCGCCAATACTGTTGGTCCTCCTCGTCGGCCGTGGCCCTCTCAAGGAGGCCAACGAGGTCCCCCGCGAAGACGCCGAGCTCGCAGTCCACCTCCTCCTTGAGCCTGATGAACTTGCTCTTTACGGCGCCGATGAACTCGTCTTCGCCACGCGGCCTGTTCCGCGCGGCCAGGTGGTGCTGGTGCGCCGCCGCGCCCCCCGGGTTGAGCTCGTGCGAGAAGCTCTTGACGTCCGGCGCCCGCTTCCGCCGTCCGCTCGTCGCCCGCAGGATCGCCCGGAACCGTGGCGAGTCCATCTCCCTCCCTCCCGCCGCGCTCACCGTCGCCCTCCGCGCGTGTCCACCAACGCTGTCCTTctgcacgcacgcatgcaggcaccGCCGTCAGCCACGCATTACAGCAAACACAACGCCGGCATCGCTCAGACACCGACCAATCGACGAACCCGCCATCGATCAAGCCTTACCTCCATGATCTCACACCACCGCGTGCTCGTGGGGTCAAAGGGCCTCTGCGATCCGGGGAGGATcctccgtcgtcgtcgtcgtcgcgcgcaCGACCTCGCCCTCGCATTAAACTATGGCGGCAATGGATGGCGAACCCGGCACCCGCCACGCGCGCGCGCGCTCTCCCATTTCGGGGGATGGCGAAAACCAGGACACGTGTCTTTTGGAGGAATTTATAAGTGCCGCGGGCCGCGGGGCCGCGCGTGGGCCCGCCTAGCACCGAGCGGCGTAGCGGGCCTCTCGCCGCGAAAGCCGGGCGCAACGGAGACCCGGCCTGGGGCCCGGTTATAAAAGCCTCGCTCGCCGCATGCCgcaaccgccgccgcctcctcgagcCCCAGCCTCCCATCTCCGATCTCCGTCTCTCCCGTCCCGCAGCGACGTCGACGCCGGTAGCCACCACGGCCGCCCTCCGCTCCGTGCGAACATTCACGGTGATGGTGTCGCGGCGGAGACTTCGACGACGGAGCAGGCGCCACCGCCACGAACCAACAGTGGCCGCGTGCGCGCGTGTGTACACTTCTACGTGAGCGTGGGCGATCGGTTCACGTCCGTCGATCGGAGGCTGGGGCGTAGGTGTAAGCAATGGCGGCCAGGGTGCACCACCACCATCACTACCCCGTGCTGGTGTCGGCAGCGGCGTCGCCTGCTAGGTCGCAGGACATGCGACTGAGGCGGTCGCCTCCGCCCGCCAAGACGGATGACAGGCGGCTGAGGCGGTCTCCGCCGGTGTCGGTGGAGAAGGCGCAGCGGCAGGGGCGGCCGTCGCGGGGcggggctgcggtggcggggacGGCGGCAGGGACGGCAGCGGGGTGCGCGGCCGCGTGCGCCTGCTTCCCGTTCGCGGTGCTTGAGCTCGCCGTCCTCGCCACCGTGCGCGCGCCCGCCGCGATGTGCCGCCGCACCATCCGCGAGCGGCGCAACCGGCGACGCGAGGCCCGGGCCATGCGGAAGAAGGAGATGGAGGGCGTCATCCTCGGCGGGGACGCGTCGCCCAAGTCGGTGGCCGCGACCCAGGAGAAGCACGCCGCGCTgaaggcggaggaggaagaggagcacgGGTGGTGCCATTGGCCGGTCAAGCCcgcggcgacggcggtggctgcggccgaggagctcgccgaggcggagaaggaggtgtgGGAGCGCTTCTACGGCACCGGCGGCTTCGGGAGGAGCCCGTCGGAGCACGAGGAAACGTGGTGATCGCTCGGCGCGCGCCTTGTCCGGCGGGCGGTCTCGTCGGCCTAGTCGGTTTCTTGGCCTTCCTCCCTCCCTTCTTGGCGGAGAGAAACCAAACTCCACTTTTTTAAATTTTGCGATTAACGTAGCGTTAGTTGCAACTCTGTTCGTGTTTCTCTTCTCCCAAATTTTGCCTAATTGGGAGGAATGAAAAGAAACCATGCTGCTAGCTTGCTTAGGAAAAATTACATAAACACGGTGCACCTTTTCCCAAATTTGTGTTCTCGTAAATTATTTTCCATACTTGATTGATCTTTACATATGTTAAATACACATGATACATAAATAAATGGATGCAATTGAAATGAAACGTAAAAAATAGGGACTTGGTTTTATATTTAAAAAATGATGATTTTTCAGAGGAGTATTAAACAATGATGTTATAAAAACCATTTGTCTAGTGCAAACAATTGATAGTGTTTGTTTTCATAGCTAAAACAAAACCTTGCACGAATCTCAACAATACTCGGTGTcgaactaagagcatctccaa
This window of the Triticum aestivum cultivar Chinese Spring chromosome 5D, IWGSC CS RefSeq v2.1, whole genome shotgun sequence genome carries:
- the LOC123119239 gene encoding probable serine/threonine protein kinase IRE isoform X2; the encoded protein is MEKDSVGGHARRATVSAAGGREMDSPRFRAILRATSGRRKRAPDVKSFSHELNPGGAAAHQHHLAARNRPRGEDEFIGAVKSKFIRLKEEVDCELGVFAGDLVGLLERATADEEDQQYWRVTLEDLLVVTQKCAEMSPEEFWVKCEGIVQALDDRRQELTTAGGALKQAHTRILFILTRCTRLLQFRKELSGYCGDADGKHQHVLGLHQLSDLGLYPLQSTNGGSTDLGRRSTSSLTELKERLIRRRMLEHKHLTLDFAGRHFLGDAGDSPGSGSSGKISSWKKLPSPARHKNSEAKEDKITPTKKAITRNKVDVDEIVERIDAASIHPDGLASLGDSAVKIEISPEYPGAQQIIVDGKPRMICRICDFEIPMSCAEGHFIACTLADRCDSKGLSTDKRLQRVAEVLERVLACFDAKSPHNAEFHHPENTRASTSSLTEESDGSMDHDNDLSHLLTVPSSELFSEGALTHASGNLSQSPLLTPRTSHEESQLTKHKAFVELENFQQVESLLTIARGIESIKSSEYSSLEDLSSYLEDLNAVIDTRNVDALVVETFGRRIAKLLQEKFMQLCGQIDDMSTESLGPIDEDGPLENSVSSRTSQLNGKFKDRTSIEDFEIIKPISRGAFGRVFLAKKRVTGDLFAIKVLKKADMIRKNAVESILAERDILISARNPFVVRFFYSFTCRENLYLVMEYLNGGDLYSLLRGLGCLDEDMARTYIAELVLALEYLHSLNVIHRDLKPDNLLISRDGHIKLTDFGLSKVGLINSTDDLSGPDVSTALVGDNQPTDAEQRAHKRRQRQKQTAVGTPDYLAPEILLGMSHGPTADWWSVGVILFEILVGIPPFNAEHPQIIFDNIMNREIPWPQVPQELSSEAYDLIDKLLIENPVQRLGATGAGEVTTAPNEYDDRSETSSMSCGSSPRSCDYEEDGDECGSMEEFGPPLSVKYSFSNFSFKNISQLASMNYDLMTKHNEDPLQSSRS
- the LOC123119239 gene encoding probable serine/threonine protein kinase IRE isoform X1, with the translated sequence MEKDSVGGHARRATVSAAGGREMDSPRFRAILRATSGRRKRAPDVKSFSHELNPGGAAAHQHHLAARNRPRGEDEFIGAVKSKFIRLKEEVDCELGVFAGDLVGLLERATADEEDQQYWRVTLEDLLVVTQKCAEMSPEEFWVKCEGIVQALDDRRQELTTAGGALKQAHTRILFILTRCTRLLQFRKELSGYCGDADGKHQHVLGLHQLSDLGLYPLQSTNGGSTDLGRRSTSSLTELKERLIRRRMLEHKHLTLDFAGRHFLGDAGDSPGSGSSGKISSWKKLPSPARHKNSEAKEDKITPTKKAITRNKVDVDEIVERIDAASIHPDGLASLGDSAVKIEISPEYPGAQQIIVDGKPRMICRICDFEIPMSCAEGHFIACTLADRCDSKGLSTDKRLQRVAEVLERVLACFDAKSPHNAEFHHPENTRASTSSLTEESDGSMDHDNDLSHLLTVPSSELFSEGALTHASGNLSQSPLLTPRTSHEESQLTKHKAFVELENFQQVESLLTIARGIESIKSSEYSSLEDLSSYLEDLNAVIDTRNVDALVVETFGRRIAKLLQEKFMQLCGQIDDMSTESLGPIDEDGPLENSVSSRTSQLNGKFKDRTSIEDFEIIKPISRGAFGRVFLAKKRVTGDLFAIKVLKKADMIRKNAVESILAERDILISARNPFVVRFFYSFTCRENLYLVMEYLNGGDLYSLLRGLGCLDEDMARTYIAELVLALEYLHSLNVIHRDLKPDNLLISRDGHIKLTDFGLSKVGLINSTDDLSGPDVSTALVGDNQPTDAEQRAHKRRQRQKQTAVGTPDYLAPEILLGMSHGPTADWWSVGVILFEILVGIPPFNAEHPQIIFDNIMNREIPWPQVPQELSSEAYDLIDKLLIENPVQRLGATGAGEVKAHPFFKGINWDMIARQQAVFIPCTDDEYDTSYFACRHAWGAADEQVTTAPNEYDDRSETSSMSCGSSPRSCDYEEDGDECGSMEEFGPPLSVKYSFSNFSFKNISQLASMNYDLMTKHNEDPLQSSRS
- the LOC123119239 gene encoding probable serine/threonine protein kinase IRE isoform X3, whose translation is MEKDSVGGHARRATVSAAGGREMDSPRFRAILRATSGRRKRAPDVKSFSHELNPGGAAAHQHHLAARNRPRGEDEFIGAVKSKFIRLKEEVDCELGVFAGDLVGLLERATADEEDQQYWRVTLEDLLVVTQKCAEMSPEEFWVKCEGIVQALDDRRQELTTAGGALKQAHTRILFILTRCTRLLQFRKELSGYCGDADGKHQHVLGLHQLSDLGLYPLQSTNGGSTDLGRRSTSSLTELKERLIRRRMLEHKHLTLDFAGRHFLGDAGDSPGSGSSGKISSWKKLPSPARHKNSEAKEDKITPTKKAITRNKVDVDEIVERIDAASIHPDGLASLGDSAVKIEISPEYPGAQQIIVDGKPRMICRICDFEIPMSCAEGHFIACTLADRCDSKGLSTDKRLQRVAEVLERVLACFDAKSPHNAEFHHPENTRASTSSLTEESDGSMDHDNDLSHLLTVPSSELFSEGALTHASGNLSQSPLLTPRTSHEESQLTKHKAFVELENFQQVESLLTIARGIESIKSSEYSSLEDLSSYLEDLNAVIDTRNVDALVVETFGRRIAKLLQEKFMQLCGQIDDMSTESLGPIDEDGPLENSVSSRTSQLNGKFKDRTSIEDFEIIKPISRGAFGRVFLAKKRVTGDLFAIKVLKKADMIRKNAVESILAERDILISARNPFVVRFFYSFTCRENLYLVMEYLNGGDLYSLLRGLGCLDEDMARTYIAELVLALEYLHSLNVIHRDLKPDNLLISRDGHIKLTDFGLSKVGLINSTDDLSGPDVSTALVGDNQPTDAEQRAHKRRQRQKQTAVGTPDYLAPEILLGMSHGPTADWWSVGVILFEILVGIPPFNAEHPQIIFDNIMNREIPWPQVPQELSSEAYDLIDKLLIENPVQRLGATGAGESR